In the genome of Enterococcus sp. DIV2402, the window ACCAAGAGAATGACACTCGCCCACTTCCTCTGAAACAAGAAAAACAACACAGCTAAGCCTATCAGAAAAATATTCAAGGAAACGCTCCTCGTAAATGAAATCTCAAGAGTTAAAATGAGAATAAAGAGACTCATGTTTAAGGCATTGGTTTTTTTCATGAACGTTCACCTACTTGTAACGCTTGCTTTTCCAACACAATGTGATGGTGACTAATACCAGCTAATGGCGCTAAACGATGTGTCACAATTAAGAAATCCTGTTGGTTCGATTGTTCTTGAATCCATTCTACAAAATACCTACACGCTTTTTGATCTAAACCAGCAAAGGGTTCATCTAACAAAAGAAACTCTAAATCCAGACTGAGCATACTAATTAATTGCACAATTTTCTTTTGCCCTTCACTTAAATGAAACAAGCTTTGCGTACCATCAATCTTAAAATAAGCTAATGCTTCTTGTTGTTTTGCACGGATTTCTGGGTTTTGGTTCTTACTAAACAACAATTCTTCTTGAACGGTTAACGTTACAAATTGTTTAGCAGCATCTTGGACAACTAATGACATGGTTTGATAAAGTTGGCGTTTTTTTCTTAACTTTTTGCCATTCAAAAACATTTTACCTCGGTATTTTTCTAGTTGAGACATGGCTTTTAACAAGGAAGTTTTACCAGCCCCATTTGCTCCTGTTAATGTGGTAATCCCTTTGTTTAATTGCCAACTTGTCTCAAGCAACAATTGCTTATTTCGTTGGATTTGTACCTTTTGTAAATCGAAAAATGGCGGTCGCTTATCTTTTGATGGATGCAAATAAAAACAAGTGGTTGCATCTAGTTTATCAAGTGAACATGTATGCAGTTTTCCCTTGGTCAATTCCACGACTTGATCGACCACCTCTTGATACCCTAACCAGTCATGATCGCTTAAAATGATGGTTTTCCCTTGATTGCGTAGTTGTTTTAGCTTTTGAATCAAACGCAAGCGTGATTCAGAGTCGATACTAGCAAAAGGTTCATCTAAGATTAAAATTGGTGCATCAATGGCTAAAATAACGGTCAAAGCTGCTCGTTGTCTCTCGCCACCAGATAACTGATTGATTTCCCTATCAGCCAAATGTGAGGTCTCACCTAGTGCTAACGCGTGGTTCATTCGGCGATTTATTTCAGAAACGGCCAGACCTAAATTTTCTAACGCAAAAATAATTTCTTTACGTAGTGTTCGCATAGTAAATTGTTGACTAGGATTTTGAAAGACCATCCCCACTGTTTGCGCTTTTTCTTTCATCGAAGCAGTTGCTAAATTTTTACCATCTAATAAAATTTTGCCCGTATAAGAAAGTTGAGCAAAACCCGCAATGAGCCGAAATAAGGTTGATTTACCGCTCCCACTATCTCCTGTCACCAAAATAAATTGCTGTTTTGGAAAAACAAACGACAAACGATTCAAAATGATGTGCTTTTGTTGCTGAAAAGTGACGTCTTTTAATTCAATCATGAAACAGATACCCTAGCGTCTTGAATTTTTTGATAGATTTTCATAATTTGTGTAACTAGAATGACACCGAAAAAGACGACCGAAATAAAGCGAACGGCAAATAGTGCTGCTACCATGCCTAAACCGTATGTGCCATAACCAAACTTGAAGAATTCATAGATAAAGCTTAAGACAGTGGTACCAATCGCTCCATAAAATAAAGCAACTTTATCGTAACGTTGATATTTTGTCACCATGAACCCTAATTCCGTACCAAAACCTTGAATCAAACCAGATAATAAAACACCTGGGCCAAAATACGAACCGTACAGCATTTCAGCTAACGCCGCTAATAGCTCTCCTAAAGTAGCACTGCCTTTTCTTGGCACTAACATTCCTGCCACCGGTGCCGCCATTGTCCATAAGCCAAATAGAATTTCATTGGCAAACGGGCTGAGTCCTAGCGGTGTGAGCGCAGCATTTAACAGCGAATACAAGACGCCTGCCCCCATAAATACCCCACCAAATAAAAACGCTAAAAATGCGAGTAAAACCACTTGTTGCAATGACCATTTTTGCATAAAAAAACTCCTTTCATTCCAAAAATAGAAGCAAAAGGAGTTCTGTCTGTAGACAGATTATGGCAAATAAAAACCTGACTAAATAAACTTAGTCAGGCACTCATCACAATAATAAACACATTTCCCTGCGCCAGTATTAACTGTTTCAGGTTCAATGGGTATAATCTCAGCTTGACAGCACCCCAAATGTTTCTATATTTAATTTTTTAAAAGTATAACATACCTTTATTTAGACGTCCACTTTAAAAAAGTAAACTCAATAATAATGCTAATACGTAGCTTGCATTAAACAATACCATATTTTGAATCGCATAGCCAAAGCTTTTAGGTTGTGGCAAGGTTTCTTGGAACGCTATCAAATTACGGCGCACTTTTGGTAAACTCACAAAAACGATTAAAATCGGCCAACGGAATACCCAGAATAAAAAGCCTACTAAAATTGTAGCATAACAAGCATACATCATGATTTGAAATAACTGTACGCCCTTTTCACGACCAATGTAATAAACCAATGTATAGCGGTCATTCTCGATGTCTGTTTCTAAATCGCGTAAGTTATTCGCCAACATAATATTGGCAATCGTAAATACTAAAGGTAAGGATGCCACAAAAATTGCTAAAATCCCCCAAAATTGACCACTTAATGAAAAACTATTATTTTTAAAACTAATATCTAGATAAAAGACACGTTGATTGACGGTATTCAAATAAACTGTCATCGCAAATAAACCTAAGCCCATTGTTAGGCCACTCGCAAGTTCACCTAATGGCATACGTGAAACAGGAATCGGACCAAATGTATAGAAAATTCCAACTAGGCAAACCATCCCGCCCATGATTAAAAAGAGCCAGCCAGTCATCATGCTTAATAATAGCCCAATAATCGCTGAAATTCCTAACATAATTAAAATCATTTTACGAACCAACGCAGGTGAGATTCGTTCACGACCAATCACATTTTGCTCATATTTATAAGTATCTGAATGTGCCTTTTTAAAGTCCATATAATTGTTAATCGCTGTAGTAGTCATATCAAAAGTTAACATTCCGATGAAAAACAACACCGTATAAAACCCATGAAATTCGTTAAAATGTGCTAATGAATACAGCACGCCGATAAGAAATGGGAAAAGACTCGCAACTTTTGTACGGATCTCAACAACTTCTAAAAAATTCTTCAGTGACATTTTTTCCTCCTAGATTGCTATTTAAGTTCGCTGCGGTCACCCATCGTATAGCCAGAATCTTTATCTAACTTAAAAGTGTCCTTAATGTCATCAGTCACGTATACTCTGCCTTCTTTGGTTACAAAAATAGCATCCGTGCCTTTTGGTGTATTTTGTTCAATATATTCCAGTCCTGCTTTAACGCCTTTGTCAAAAATAACTGTCGTCAATCCATCGCCATCAATAGATTTTTCTGTGATAACAGTTGCACTGGCAATATCATTATCATAGGGGTAGCCCGTCTTGGAATTAAAAATATGATGGTATTTTTCGCCATCTACTTCTAAATAGCGTTCATAAATCCCCGAAGTAACAACCGTTTTATTGCTTTCTTTGATTGATCCTAAAATTGTTCCACGTGCGTTATTAGGATCTTGAATACCAACATTCCAATCCTCATTTTCTCCACGCCAACTGTGACCAACCACTAAAATATTTCCACCTAAATCGACAATTGCAGATGTCACGCCATTTTCTTTTAAGACGTTGGCTGCTTCATCAGCAATGTATCCTTTGGCAATAGCACCTAAATCGATAATCATACCTTTTTCTTCTAAATACACAGATTTATCGGCATCATTAAAAGTAACCTTATGATAATCAATATGTTTTAATGCTTCGTCAATTTCTGATTGCTCAGGTTTTCGGGCATCATCAAAGCCAATTCTCCATAATTGTGTAATCGCTCCAATGGCCATATTGTAGCCACCATTTGATTCCACACTATATTCATACGCATGTTTTAACAAGTCGTAAATATCATCTGACACAGTGACAGGGGCAATTCCTGCTTGCTCATTGATTGCATCGATTTCTGAACCAGCTTGATTAATGGTAATCTTATCTCCTAATTCTGCGATACGCTCAAATGCAGGTGCTAACGCCTCTTCTTTTCCTTCATCGTAAACACGAATGCGGACATATGTCCCTAACAAAAATTCTTCTTTCGCATAAGGTTTTTCACGTAAGCCTTTTGCAACGGAAACAGAAGATTCGGTGGTGGCATTTTCTTTGGTGGTGTTCCTACAAGCAGCAACACTTACAACTGTAAGGAGTGCTACTAAGAGTAGACCTAACTTTTTCTTCATGTCGTTCCTCTTTCTATTTATTGTCTTGTTTATCATAGCTTTTTTTTGCCTAATTGAAAAGTTTTTTTCGCAAAAGAAAAGGCTGGAACAAAAATTCCCAGCCTCTTTCCTAAAATATAGATTGTTTCTTTATTGTTCTACAAAGTTATCCACTTCAATTGTTGCTGTGTCGCCTTTTTCTGCCGCGTTGATTAATTGCTCTGCATAAAGAACAAATGTGTGATGACTATGTGTTGCACCAGATACTACTTCAACATCTCCTGGTGTACCATCTTCATTAGCCATTTGTGCAACTAAAGCTTCGTTGAATTTAGGAATAAATTCTTCTGGTGATACACCAGCTTTTGATTTCATCATTTCATTGTATTCTTTGTTTTCAACTTTTGATTCGCCAGCTTCGTTCACGTTATCGTATTTAGATTCAACAATTTTACCGTCTTTTACGTCAATTGAGAATACAACACGATAGTCATTGCTGTAATTTTTTTCTTCTAATGTGTACGTGCCATCTTTTAGTTCTGCACCATTGTCAATTTCAATTGTTGCTGTATCGCCAGCTTGAGCGGCTTGAACTAATTGTTGTGCATAGTTTTGGAATGAATGAGAGCTATGTGTTGCTCCAGTCACTACGTCTACGCCATCAGCGCTTTGAGCTGCTAAGAATTCTTCATTTAATTTAGGAATATACTCTTCTGGTGACATGCCAGCTTTGTCTTGCATATTTTTGTTGTAATCAGCGTCTTCAACTTTTGATTTGCCTTCTTCGTTTACATTGTCATAGTTAGATTCAACAATTTTGCCATCTTTTACTTCCATAGAGAAAACAACACGGTATCCATTGTTATAGTTCTTTTCTTCTAAGTTATACGTACCATCTTGTAAAACAACTCCAGGTTCTGCTGCACTTGATTCTGTCGCTGTTGAAGAAGTTGTTGTTGATGATTCTACTACTTCTGAAGAAGCGGCTGAACTACTTGCGCCACTTTCGCCATTGTTATCTGGTGAACATGCTCCTAACACCAATGCTGAGAAAGCAAATACTGTCATCCCTACCATAAATTTTCTTGTTTTCATCTTGTTCCCACCTTTTTCTTTCTAAAAAAATTATTCACAAAGAAGTTTGTGATTCATCTAACATTTTAAAGGTTTTTTGAAATAAGTCAACTATATTGTCAAAAAAAGAAATAAAAAGTATTGATTTTTTTAACTTTCACAGGCTTCTTGGTTTTTTAATTTTTTTTGTGAAATTTTTAAAAAAGTTTAGACAAACGAGTAATTTCTCGTTATAATGTAATAGATTGTGTAATTATTACCATTATATTTTTACTATTAAAGGAGAGATTTTCAATGACAAAGAAAAATATTGTCGTTGTCGGTGCTGGATACTCTGGTGTATCTGCAACTAAGTTTTTAGCTAAAAAGCTTAAAAAAGATAGCGATGTCACTATCACGTTAATCGACCGCCACTCTTATCATACGATGATGACTGAGCTCCACGAAGTTGCTGGAGGACGTGTAGAACCAGATGCCATTCAATACGACTTACAACGCTTATTTGCCCGTAAGAAAAATGTACAATTGGTCACAGATACGGTGACATCAATTGACAAAGAGAACAAAGTCGTAACAACAAAATTAGGTTCATACCCATTTGACTATTTGGTTTTAGGAATGGGTGGCGAGCCAAATGACTTTGGTACTCCTGGCGTTAAAGAAAATGGCTTTACATTATGGTCATTTGAAGATGCCGTTCGCATTCGTGAACACATTTTATCAACTGTTGCCAAAGCTGCCTTAGAACCTGATGTAGCCGTTCGTAAAGCTATGCTAACATTCGTTGTCTGCGGTTCTGGGTTTACTGGAATTGAAATGATTGGTGAATTAATCGACTGGAAAGATCGTCTAGCGAAAGATTACAAATTAGATCCAAGCGAAATTACTTTAAAAGTTGTTGAAGCAATGCCAACCATTTTAAATATGTTAGGTCGTAATGACGCTGCTAAAGCAGAACGTTACTTAAAAGCCAAAAATGTTGAGTTAGTTTTAAACGCACCAATCGTTGAAGTTGCACCAGACTACATTAAATTAAAAGATGGTTCAACTATTCCAACACATACGTTAATTTGGACAGCTGGGGTTAAAGCAACTTCTGATGCAGCAGACTTTGGGTTGGAAAAAGCTCGTGGAAATCGTCTAGTTGCTAATGAATACATGGAAGCAAAAGGTTACGAAGATAAAAATATCTACGTTATCGGTGACTTAGTATTCTACGAAGAATTTCCAAATACACCAACACCACAAATCGTTCAAGCAGCCGAACAAACTGGTCACACAGCTGCAAGCAATATTGTTGCAGCAATTAAAGGTGGCGAAAAACATAAGTTTAAAGGCAACTATCAAGGATTTATGGTTTCTGTCGGTGCTAAATGGGGCGTGGCAAACTTATTCAATAAAATTCATTTAAGTGGTTTCTTAGCTATTATCATGAAACATATCGTAAACTTGAAATATTTCTTTGATATTCGTTCTGGTTACTATATGTTCCAATATATGATGCATGAATTCTTCCATATTAAAGATGACCGCAACGTAGCACGTGGACATACTTCTCGTTACGGAAACGTCTTATGGAGTGTACCACTACGTATTTTCTACGGTTTAGTTTGGTTACTAGAAGCCTTCAAGAAAATTGTGGGTGAAGGTGAATGGCTCAAACCAAGTACCTGGTTTGGCGAAGGTTCATGGTTCCAAGGTGACAGTGTCTTCCCTTGGACATGGGATTATCAAGCAGCAACGGATGCTGCAAGTTCAGCAAGTGCTGATGTTGCCAGTGCTGCAAGTGGTGCAACCGATGCGGGTGCTGGTGCAGTAGAAACAGTCGCTCACTTTGGTTTAAGTTATGGTTATGGCGAACAACCAATGGCCGTACTTGAAAAAGCTCCTGATTGGTTTGTTAGCGTGATGAAAGTCGTAATGCCAAATATGGAAGTTGCGATGTTCTTCCAAAAAATGATGGTCTTTATTGAAATTGGAATTGCACTTGCCATTATTGCAGGTCTTTTCACTTGGTTATTTAGTGCCACAACAATTGTTTTAGTTGCAACATTCTGTCTATCAGGAATGTTCTTCTGGGTAAATATCTGGTTTATTCCAGTTGCCTTTGCTTTAATGAATGGTTCTGGTCGTGCAGTCGGATTAGACCGTTGGGTAATTCCATGGTTACAACGTACACTGGGTAATTGGTGGTACGGAAAACCGAAATCTATGTATGGTCAAAAATAAAAAATAAAGATAATGGCTGGGACAGAGATTTCATCACGTTCCAGCCATTTTCAAAATGTTTATACAGAATTTTTAGTTTATGCTAGAATAAAAAAGAAGTCATCAAAAGGAGGACCCTCTCGTGAACATGAAAGAATTTATCAAAAATAGCCGATTAAAACCATGGGATGGTGTCATCGTTTTGGTCTTGATTGTGAGTTCTTTTTTACCCATTATCCTTTTCTCTATGCAACAAACAGCCGAATCGGCAGTTGTCGAAAAACGGGCGATTTTACGTGTTGATGGAGAAGAAATTAAAACCTTTGATTTAATTGAAGGGCAAGAAACATTTACTTACTTATACGAAGATGACGATGGCGATTCAAATTTAATTGAAATTCAAGGCGATCGCATCCGCATTAAAGAAGCCGATTGTGGCGATCAAATTTGTGTCCGCCGTGGTTGGGCATCAAAAAATGGCGAGACCATCGTGTGCCTCCCGCATAAACTTGTAATTGAAATTCAAACAGCAGATGGGAGTGACATGGACGATTTAATTTATTAGTCGTCGTTAATTATGAGCCGATTACGAAGAATTATTTTTATTGCGTTACTAGTTGCTCAAGGAGTCATTATTGGCCTGATTGAAAATATGATTCCCTATCCTTTTGCTTTTGCACCGGGAGCCAAATTAGGTTTAGCCAATTTAATTACAATTATTGCTTTGTTTACAATGCCTAAACGAGAAAGTTTTATGTTGCTTTGGATGCGATTGATTTTGACCACTTTACTTGGGGGAACTATCTCAACTTTCTTGTATAGTATGAGCGGAGCATTATTAAGTTATGGTGGGATGCTCCTCGTCAAACAGCTTGGGCCAAAACGCGTCAGTATCATTGGTATCAGTGCAACTGGGGGATTTATGCATAATGTTGGACAATTGGTCACTGCTTCATGGATTGCCCAATCATGGACGGTTATGCTTTATCTGCCAATCCTTTCGTTTTTAGGCATTTTATCGGGTATTGCGATTGGTATCTCTGCAAACTATCTATTACAACGTGTTGACACCTTGCGCCGCTTTCAAACTGAATATGAAGAACAGACACACGTCTCATGGAAAACGTAACAAAGGAGATTTTTATGAAAATTCATCCAATGTGGCAGGCGTATCCACGCTTACAACCAGAGTTAACTCAAACCTTGGCATTAATGGAAAACGCCATCCAATTAAAAAACAAACCTGTGCAGCAGGCCATTTTAGAAATGATACAAGCAGGTGGAAAACTTTTGCGTCCAGCCTATCAGCTCCTTTTTTCCCAATTTGGTCCTGAGCAAGACCGGCAAAAAGCGGTCGCTCTTGCAGCTGCAATTGAAATGCTCCACACAGCAACTTTGATTCATGATGATATTGTTGATGAAGCTGATGTTCGTCGGAATTTGCCGACCGTACGTGCCAAATTTGATAATACAACTGCTGTTTACGCAGGGGATTATCTTTTTGTCAGCTGTTTTAAATTAATGGCCGATTATGCCGGCTCAATGAAAAGCTTACAACTAAATTCGCGCAGTATGGAGAAAATTCTGTCTGGTGAATTAGGTCAAATGGACAATCATTACAATGTAGATATGACGGTAGATGCGTATCTCGAAAATATTTCCGGTAAAACTGCCGAACTCTTTGCTTTGAGTTGTTTTATCGGAGCTTTGGAAAGTGGTACAACAACTCATTTTGCCAAAAAGGCTAGTGAGATTGGGCAACAAATCGGGATGGCTTTTCAAATGATTGATGATATTTTAGATTATAGCCAATCAGCTACTACCATTGGCAAACCCGTACTAGAAGATGTACGCCAAGGCATTTATTCCTTACCTTTATTGTATGCGTTACAAGAAAATCGTGCGGCTCTTGTTCCTTTATTAGAAAAAAAAGAAGCCATGACTCATGAAGACGCACAATACGTTCATCAACTGGTGCATGACTTAGGTGGCGTAACCAAAGCACAAGCGTTAGCTGCAGATTATACCAAACAAGCCATTAAAGGCATTAACAAATTACCAAACAATTCTTTGCAAACCAAAGAAACCTTATTGTCAATTACTGAAAGTATTTTGACGAGACAAAACTAAAAATAGCAGGTAAACTCATCCGTCGATGAGTTTACCTGCTATTTTAGTGCCCTACCAATTTTTTTCATAGGGATAATATCTATTTATCGTAAGAATCGAAAAAGGATAAAATGGTTTGCCTTGTTCTTTTAGTTTTTCTTCTAAGTAATCACGCAATTTCCAAACATTTGTCGGATTATAATGTGGCACTACTTCTAAGGCATTTTTTAAATCTAAGGGACTAAAATTCAATGCTTTTTGAATGTCGATTGGTGACATATTGAGTTGCTCATAGTTTTTAGCCATTTCAGTTCTAGTTTGGGTTAATTCGCTTTTAGTTAAACTCATGCTTACTTTCCTCTTTTCATATTTTCCAAAGCGATTGGCATGCAGCCTCTTCACTTTTAGAGACTTGTTCCTAATAGTTGATAGTCGTTTGATAAGGTTGTTGCTTAAGTGAAAAAGTTAGTCGAATTCCTCGGTTAACTTACATAAACGGATTATAAAAACGACCTCCGTTGACATGAAACAACGCCAATGTTATCAAAAACAAACTTAACGCTAAGACGATAACTAGATAATCACTCACTTTAAAAGGTTCTTCTACATACCACGTGCGTTTTTTCTTTTGACCAAAACGACGCAATTCCATAGCAGTACTAATGGTTTCAATTCGATCTAAACTTGAAAAAATTAAAGGTAATACAATTTGAGAGATGCCTGTTATTCGTTGCGAAAATTTTCCTTTTTTTGACATCTCTAAGCCACGAGCTTGTTGCGCTTGGGATATACTAAAGAAATCTTCTTGAATATCAGGAATATAACGTAATGCCAGCGCTACAGCATAACTAATTTTATAGCTAATACCTAATTTATTTAAACTGGACGCAAAACTACTAGGATTGGTGGTTAACAAAAATGTTAATGCTAATGGAATCGTGCTAAAATACTTCAGTGCGACATTACCTAGGTAAAATAATTCTTCTTGTGTAAAGGTAAAACGTCCCCAGCCTATCCATAATACATGCCGTGTACCATACAAAGAAACGCCATATTCTGGTTCAAATAAATAGATTGCCAAAATATTTAACAACGAAAAAAATAAAATAAATTTCATGACAAAGGAAATTTGATGCCACTGGATATTGCCTAATTTAAACAATCCTAATGAAGCTACACCTACAAACACTAAAAAGCGCGTATCGTATGTTGTCATTGTAGCGATAGTTACTATCAATAGAAAAAGCATCTTCGCTGTAGCATTTAAGCGATGCAAAACTGTCTTACCTGAATGATAACCTAATGTTTGTTGATTCATCGCTTGCGTACCTCCCGATCGTATTGAATAAACTTACGTGTAAACGCAATTGGATCCGCTAGACCAAGCTGCTTTGCAAATGTAAATAGGCTGGTTTCTTTTAAAGATGCCTCTTGCACTAATTCTTGATTTGTTAGCAGCTGAATCGGTGTCGTATCTGCTAAAATATCCCCATCTTTAATCACTAACACACGATCGCTATACTCAAGCATTACGTGCATGTCATGTGTAATCATGACAATTGTTTTACCTAGGTGATTAAGCTCCTCAATAAATGCCATCATTTCTGAATAATTGCGAAAATCTTGTCCAGCAGTTGGCTCATCTAACACCAACATTTCCGGTTCTAAAACTAAAATAGCAGCAATGGTTACACGTTTTTTCTGACCATAACTTAAAGCTGCGATTGGCCAATTACGAAATGGATATAAACCACAAACGTTTAACACGTGAAAAACACGCTGCTCAATTTCCTTTTCATCAACATGCCTCAATCGTAATCCTAACGCAACTTCATCAAAAATCATTTTTTGTGAAATCATCTGATTAGGATTTTGCATAACATATCCAATTTTATCCGCGCGTTCTTTAATCGAGTCATTACCGATGTCTTGACCTTGCCATTCCATAGTGCCTTTTGGACGTACAAAACCGCATAAAGCCTTGAATAAAGTCGATTTCCCTGCGCCATTTTTCCCAACAAAACTTAGACGTTCTCCTTGGTAAAAACGCGTAGTTAATTGTTTTAAAACATTTGCATCTTGAGGACGATAACGATAGTTCAGGTTTTTTACCTCAAGCAAAACAGCTGTTTCATCCGATGTCTCTAAATCAAATAAATTACTTTGCCAGTCTGCCATTTTTTCTGCTAATTGTGCACCTGCTACTTGCGTCACATCAGCTAAATGGTTCACCCTTTGTAAATCAACCTGCGCATATTTTAGAGCCGTCACATACAATGGTTCACGAATACCATTTTCTGCCAAAATTGAAGTTTTTAACAATTCATCGGGAGTTTGGTCCGCAACAATTTGACCATCATTAAAAACAATAATTCGATCAAATGGTTTAGCTAACGCATCTTCTAAGCGATGTTCAATCATAACTACCGTTGCTTGGGTTTGCTGATGTAGTGAATCAATCAGTTCAATTGCAGCTTTTCCTGCAGCTGGATCTAAATTAGCTAACGGTTCATCAAATAATAGCAATGGCGCATCATCAATCATCACACCTGCCATCGAAACACGTTGTTTTTGTCCACCAGATAAATCTTGTGGTCGCTTATCCAATTGCTCTGCAACATCTACTAGCTCTGCCCAGCGCGACACTTTTTCACGCATTTCTGCTAGAGCAACTCCATCATTTTCCAATACAAATGCCATATCCTCGGCCACAGTCAAGCCGATAAATTGTCCATCCGTGTCTTGTAAAACTGTACCGGTCGTAAACGACAAATCAAATAACGAGGTCTCTTGCAATTTTTTGCCGGCAATCCATGCCTCGCCAGTGATATCCCCTGCATATTGGTTGGGAACTAATCCATTTAAACAATGGGCAAAAGTTGATTTTCCACTACCAGATGGTCCCACAATTAAAACTTTTTCCCCTGACTGGATAGTAAGATTGATTTTTTTTAAAGTTGGTTCTGATTGGCTATTGTATTGAAATGAAAAATCTTTAAATACAATTATTGGTTCTGTCATTGTCTTCTCCTCAGTTATTATTCTTCTCCAATCTTACCAAAATTTTGTCATAAATGATATTATCGCAAAAAGAAAGAAGGAACAGACACACTCTCCCTTCTTTCTTTTTTAATCTTTTTTGAGACTACCTTTTTTCGTTTGTCTGGACGCATAGGCTTTCATCAATAACGTACCGATAATACCAACTGCAATCGAATTAACTGTTGCTGAAATTAATCCTTGGAAATACACTTTATTTGCGGGTTCACTGTAGATTAAA includes:
- a CDS encoding polyprenyl synthetase family protein; the protein is MKIHPMWQAYPRLQPELTQTLALMENAIQLKNKPVQQAILEMIQAGGKLLRPAYQLLFSQFGPEQDRQKAVALAAAIEMLHTATLIHDDIVDEADVRRNLPTVRAKFDNTTAVYAGDYLFVSCFKLMADYAGSMKSLQLNSRSMEKILSGELGQMDNHYNVDMTVDAYLENISGKTAELFALSCFIGALESGTTTHFAKKASEIGQQIGMAFQMIDDILDYSQSATTIGKPVLEDVRQGIYSLPLLYALQENRAALVPLLEKKEAMTHEDAQYVHQLVHDLGGVTKAQALAADYTKQAIKGINKLPNNSLQTKETLLSITESILTRQN
- a CDS encoding DUF2316 family protein, whose translation is MSLTKSELTQTRTEMAKNYEQLNMSPIDIQKALNFSPLDLKNALEVVPHYNPTNVWKLRDYLEEKLKEQGKPFYPFSILTINRYYPYEKNW
- a CDS encoding energy-coupling factor transporter transmembrane component T family protein, producing MNQQTLGYHSGKTVLHRLNATAKMLFLLIVTIATMTTYDTRFLVFVGVASLGLFKLGNIQWHQISFVMKFILFFSLLNILAIYLFEPEYGVSLYGTRHVLWIGWGRFTFTQEELFYLGNVALKYFSTIPLALTFLLTTNPSSFASSLNKLGISYKISYAVALALRYIPDIQEDFFSISQAQQARGLEMSKKGKFSQRITGISQIVLPLIFSSLDRIETISTAMELRRFGQKKKRTWYVEEPFKVSDYLVIVLALSLFLITLALFHVNGGRFYNPFM
- a CDS encoding ABC transporter ATP-binding protein, producing the protein MTEPIIVFKDFSFQYNSQSEPTLKKINLTIQSGEKVLIVGPSGSGKSTFAHCLNGLVPNQYAGDITGEAWIAGKKLQETSLFDLSFTTGTVLQDTDGQFIGLTVAEDMAFVLENDGVALAEMREKVSRWAELVDVAEQLDKRPQDLSGGQKQRVSMAGVMIDDAPLLLFDEPLANLDPAAGKAAIELIDSLHQQTQATVVMIEHRLEDALAKPFDRIIVFNDGQIVADQTPDELLKTSILAENGIREPLYVTALKYAQVDLQRVNHLADVTQVAGAQLAEKMADWQSNLFDLETSDETAVLLEVKNLNYRYRPQDANVLKQLTTRFYQGERLSFVGKNGAGKSTLFKALCGFVRPKGTMEWQGQDIGNDSIKERADKIGYVMQNPNQMISQKMIFDEVALGLRLRHVDEKEIEQRVFHVLNVCGLYPFRNWPIAALSYGQKKRVTIAAILVLEPEMLVLDEPTAGQDFRNYSEMMAFIEELNHLGKTIVMITHDMHVMLEYSDRVLVIKDGDILADTTPIQLLTNQELVQEASLKETSLFTFAKQLGLADPIAFTRKFIQYDREVRKR